The following proteins are encoded in a genomic region of Oceanisphaera profunda:
- the pgaB gene encoding poly-beta-1,6-N-acetyl-D-glucosamine N-deacetylase PgaB: MLQVAAIVFALFSTIAFAQPVDFLPPQQRALLNMDKPWPKNHFLALGYHDVEDDVADERYLSVRTSALNDQMAWLFDNGYTAISVQQILDAHNGGKPLPNKAVLLSFDDGYSSFYTRVYPLLKAYNWPALWAPVGAWLDTPADQLVDFGGLPTERKRFANWEMVRALKDSPLVNIGAHTWDSHYGALGNPQGSKKPTIANRLYDPKLKAYESEAAFHDRVEADVLKITQKITEVTDKSPIAWVWPYGAASGTTLSVLRKHGYDMAFTLQTGLANVEDLSSIPRILISGNPSIDAFARQVTRFEEQESARVMHVDLDYVYDSDPEQQRKNIDALIQRVYDMKASHVFLQAYADPQGDGTVKELYFPNRWLPMRADLFNFVSWQLHTRADVKIYAWMPVLAFDLDKQIPRVQSWSAKGVSSEQAQYQRLSPWNPVARQQITEIYEDLAGHAAFHGILFHDDALLSDFEDAGSDALAAYKAAGFGNDIASIRRNPKQLQAWSRYKSQFLIDFTKDLTQAVRDIRGPQVKTARNIYAMPILEPKSEQWFAQNLNDFMQTYNWTAVMAMPLMEEVPLKQSNAWLKKLVKTSLAQQGAQNKVLFELQTLDWRKNGGHLPIPSSQLAEWMYQLQMNGARHFGYYPDDFLSNQPDLKTIRPAFSSYWYPNYE, translated from the coding sequence ATGCTACAAGTTGCAGCCATTGTGTTCGCATTGTTCTCGACCATTGCCTTTGCTCAGCCAGTGGATTTTTTGCCGCCACAACAGCGTGCGTTGCTGAACATGGATAAACCTTGGCCCAAGAACCATTTTCTGGCTCTGGGTTATCACGATGTGGAAGATGACGTCGCCGATGAGCGTTATTTATCGGTCAGAACCAGCGCGCTCAATGATCAAATGGCTTGGCTGTTTGATAACGGCTACACCGCTATTAGCGTGCAACAAATTCTCGATGCACATAATGGCGGCAAACCCTTGCCTAATAAAGCGGTGTTGTTGAGTTTTGATGACGGTTACAGCAGTTTTTATACCCGAGTCTACCCGCTGCTTAAGGCTTATAATTGGCCGGCACTGTGGGCACCGGTCGGCGCTTGGCTGGATACGCCTGCAGATCAGCTTGTGGACTTTGGTGGCTTGCCCACCGAGCGCAAGCGCTTTGCTAACTGGGAGATGGTGCGCGCATTAAAAGACTCACCTTTGGTCAACATTGGTGCCCATACCTGGGATTCACACTATGGCGCTCTGGGCAATCCCCAAGGCAGTAAAAAGCCAACCATTGCCAATCGCCTCTACGATCCCAAACTAAAAGCCTATGAAAGTGAAGCCGCATTCCACGATAGGGTTGAAGCTGATGTGTTAAAAATTACGCAAAAAATCACAGAGGTGACCGACAAATCTCCTATTGCGTGGGTGTGGCCCTACGGTGCGGCTAGCGGCACTACCTTGTCGGTTTTGCGTAAACACGGCTATGACATGGCATTTACCTTACAAACGGGGCTGGCTAATGTTGAGGATTTAAGCAGCATTCCACGCATACTGATCTCCGGCAACCCCAGCATTGACGCTTTTGCTAGGCAGGTTACCCGATTTGAAGAGCAAGAGTCGGCCCGTGTAATGCACGTCGATTTAGATTATGTTTATGACAGCGATCCCGAGCAACAGCGAAAGAATATCGATGCGCTGATCCAGCGGGTGTATGACATGAAAGCTTCCCATGTCTTCTTGCAGGCGTATGCGGATCCACAAGGCGATGGCACGGTTAAAGAGCTGTATTTCCCCAACCGCTGGTTGCCGATGCGCGCCGACCTGTTCAACTTTGTTTCTTGGCAGCTGCACACCCGGGCTGATGTTAAAATTTATGCTTGGATGCCGGTGCTGGCGTTTGATCTAGATAAGCAGATCCCGCGAGTGCAAAGCTGGTCTGCAAAAGGTGTTAGTAGCGAACAGGCACAATACCAACGTCTCTCACCTTGGAACCCAGTGGCACGTCAGCAGATCACCGAAATCTACGAAGATCTGGCAGGCCACGCCGCATTCCACGGCATCCTCTTTCATGACGATGCTCTGCTCTCGGATTTTGAAGACGCAGGTAGTGACGCGCTAGCGGCCTATAAGGCTGCGGGGTTCGGTAATGACATTGCCAGTATTCGCCGTAACCCTAAGCAACTTCAAGCATGGAGCCGTTATAAGTCGCAATTCCTGATTGATTTTACTAAAGATCTCACCCAAGCGGTGCGTGATATTCGTGGGCCTCAGGTGAAAACGGCGCGCAACATCTACGCCATGCCGATACTGGAACCTAAATCCGAACAATGGTTTGCACAGAATTTAAACGACTTTATGCAAACCTACAATTGGACTGCGGTAATGGCCATGCCGCTGATGGAAGAAGTACCGCTTAAGCAGAGTAATGCGTGGCTGAAAAAATTGGTGAAAACTTCGCTGGCGCAACAAGGCGCGCAAAACAAGGTGTTATTTGAGTTGCAAACCCTAGACTGGCGTAAGAATGGCGGCCACCTACCGA
- the pgaA gene encoding poly-beta-1,6 N-acetyl-D-glucosamine export porin PgaA: MGLSILRSGCLVLVMVLHAMPVVAADFSYDNLVIQARSGNTVPLLTWLERNSRQLNANMRADWLQVANWAGDDQQVVTVWEGFSPIVRNSIPARGALAAASSYRNLKLWQQSLAIWHEQLRLNPDLQDARAGWIMSLSDAGEKQQARQQAERFVQENGSYLSHQVLLYTIQGSGNGWDELFALTRLQDLHQDTDQSDIDTKLMQAMAAKLVSKPALQFGKQHTSDAAVLRHLELDQVAEMVRMAHTHSRGEQDKYWIADRALARYRQLLQSWQGLPDAGADIRRARIDRLGAYVARNRHKDAINEYENLQKQDPAMPTYAKRWAASAYLSNRQPDKAYRILHELFGTTPAFKLRPEDAQEFFFAALESDHLDEAGLIASDIMANTPYHRYDYGSPTPQPNDNWLSGQVLQGHYLQKVNRLDAAEQHNQKLSDSGPGNQGLRINLAETLLARGLPRAAERQLKIGEVLEPYSLILERQQAYVAQDLQEWGQFDLLVKDVVQRSPNEPATQQLARAHQVENLSEFRLTGSKGISSDNPISGSQDLNFNSALYGPRMYEHWRPFIGFDYAAGRFDEGKGSKRIQAIGAEYSTRDNWGELELSNHNAVSENKTGARFSYWHDFNDNWRVGTNIERLARDTPLRAIRSGVTSNQVGGYVRWYENERRQYQFSVAASDFSDDNQRINVAITGVERLYTRPYLFIDLLPTIGMSSNSQQDGAYYSPEQDLSIAPTLFIDHVLYRRYDQVWRQQLVLGAGYYWQEDFGGGLSTTAGYGQRYETNSVFDVGAMLLWNKQPYDGQREHDLSLVFDVNFKF; encoded by the coding sequence ATGGGATTAAGTATTTTGCGTTCAGGTTGCTTGGTGCTGGTTATGGTATTGCATGCAATGCCTGTTGTTGCCGCTGACTTTAGCTATGATAATTTGGTTATTCAGGCTAGGTCTGGAAATACTGTACCTTTATTAACTTGGTTAGAACGCAATAGCCGTCAGCTTAATGCAAATATGCGAGCCGACTGGCTGCAGGTCGCCAACTGGGCGGGTGATGACCAACAGGTGGTCACGGTCTGGGAGGGTTTTTCGCCAATCGTGCGCAACAGCATCCCTGCGCGCGGTGCGTTAGCGGCTGCCAGCTCTTATCGCAACTTAAAATTATGGCAGCAATCTCTTGCCATTTGGCATGAGCAACTGCGTCTTAATCCTGATCTACAGGATGCTCGCGCGGGTTGGATAATGAGCCTTTCCGACGCGGGTGAGAAACAACAGGCCCGCCAGCAAGCGGAGCGATTTGTGCAGGAAAATGGCAGTTATCTCAGCCACCAAGTACTGCTTTATACTATCCAAGGGAGTGGCAATGGTTGGGATGAGCTGTTTGCCTTAACTCGGTTGCAAGATCTGCATCAAGACACGGATCAGTCGGATATAGACACTAAGCTGATGCAGGCCATGGCTGCCAAGCTGGTGTCAAAACCCGCACTTCAGTTTGGTAAACAACATACATCGGACGCCGCCGTGCTGCGTCATTTGGAGCTGGACCAAGTTGCCGAGATGGTACGCATGGCCCACACCCATAGTCGCGGTGAGCAGGATAAATACTGGATTGCAGACCGCGCGCTAGCACGCTATCGCCAATTGCTGCAAAGCTGGCAAGGGTTGCCTGATGCAGGTGCAGACATTCGTCGCGCACGTATTGACAGGCTTGGCGCCTATGTAGCGCGCAATCGGCATAAGGACGCGATCAACGAATACGAAAATTTGCAAAAACAGGATCCTGCGATGCCTACTTATGCTAAGCGCTGGGCGGCAAGTGCTTACTTGTCTAATCGCCAACCGGATAAGGCCTATCGTATCCTGCACGAACTGTTCGGCACCACACCTGCGTTTAAGTTGCGACCGGAAGATGCGCAAGAATTTTTCTTTGCAGCATTGGAAAGCGATCATCTTGATGAAGCAGGATTGATCGCGAGCGATATAATGGCCAACACCCCTTACCATCGCTATGACTACGGCTCGCCCACACCCCAACCCAACGATAACTGGTTATCTGGCCAAGTATTACAAGGTCACTATCTCCAAAAGGTGAATCGCCTCGATGCGGCAGAGCAGCATAACCAGAAGCTGAGTGATAGTGGGCCTGGTAACCAAGGCTTGCGCATTAATCTTGCGGAAACTTTATTAGCGCGCGGTCTTCCCAGAGCCGCCGAACGACAGCTGAAAATTGGCGAGGTGTTAGAGCCCTACAGTCTGATCTTAGAGCGCCAACAGGCTTATGTTGCACAAGACTTGCAAGAGTGGGGGCAGTTTGACCTGCTGGTTAAAGATGTTGTGCAGCGTAGTCCCAATGAACCGGCTACGCAGCAACTGGCGCGTGCGCATCAGGTTGAAAACTTATCTGAATTTAGGCTCACTGGCAGTAAAGGTATTTCCTCTGATAACCCGATAAGTGGTTCGCAAGACCTGAATTTTAATTCCGCACTTTATGGCCCGCGTATGTACGAACATTGGCGGCCCTTTATTGGTTTTGACTATGCAGCCGGGCGCTTTGACGAAGGTAAGGGTAGCAAGCGTATTCAAGCTATAGGAGCGGAATATAGCACTCGCGACAATTGGGGTGAGCTGGAGCTGTCTAACCATAATGCCGTTAGCGAGAATAAAACCGGTGCGCGTTTTTCTTACTGGCATGACTTTAATGATAACTGGCGTGTGGGTACTAATATTGAGCGGTTAGCCCGTGACACCCCACTGCGGGCGATCCGCAGTGGGGTGACATCCAATCAAGTAGGCGGTTATGTGCGTTGGTATGAAAACGAACGTCGTCAATACCAATTTAGTGTGGCTGCGAGTGATTTTTCCGACGATAACCAAAGAATCAATGTGGCTATCACAGGTGTAGAGCGTCTGTACACTCGGCCCTATTTGTTTATAGATCTGCTGCCGACTATCGGCATGAGTAGCAACAGCCAGCAGGATGGCGCCTATTACAGCCCTGAACAAGATCTGAGTATTGCGCCCACCCTGTTTATCGATCATGTGTTGTATCGTCGTTATGACCAAGTTTGGCGCCAACAATTGGTACTGGGCGCTGGTTATTACTGGCAGGAAGATTTTGGTGGCGGTTTAAGTACTACCGCAGGCTACGGGCAGCGTTATGAGACCAACAGTGTATTTGATGTGGGCGCTATGCTGCTTTGGAACAAGCAACCCTATGACGGCCAGCGTGAGCATGATTTAAGTCTGGTATTTGATGTTAACTTTAAATTTTGA
- the asnC gene encoding transcriptional regulator AsnC: MVEKSGVHYRIDNLDKSILMALMENARAPYAELAKRFTVSPGTIHVRVEKMKQAGIIEGTRVQVNSKKLGYDVCCFIGIILKSARDYPAALAKLEQLEEVVEAYYTTGQYNIFIKVMTRSIDELQQVLVHRLQPIDEIQSTETLISLQQPIDRDVTP, translated from the coding sequence ATGGTAGAAAAAAGTGGTGTTCATTATCGAATCGATAATCTGGATAAATCTATCTTGATGGCGTTGATGGAGAATGCGCGCGCCCCTTATGCGGAGTTGGCCAAGCGCTTTACCGTAAGCCCGGGCACCATACACGTGCGTGTGGAGAAGATGAAACAGGCCGGCATTATCGAAGGCACCCGAGTGCAAGTGAACTCGAAAAAACTCGGTTACGATGTGTGCTGCTTTATCGGCATTATTTTAAAAAGTGCCCGCGATTACCCGGCAGCATTGGCCAAACTAGAGCAATTAGAAGAGGTGGTCGAGGCCTACTACACCACGGGGCAATACAATATTTTCATTAAGGTGATGACTCGCTCCATCGATGAGTTACAGCAAGTGTTAGTGCACAGACTGCAACCCATTGATGAAATTCAGTCCACCGAGACCCTGATCTCACTCCAACAACCCATTGACCGAGATGTGACGCCTTAA
- the asnA gene encoding aspartate--ammonia ligase produces MKQSYIERQRQIRFVKDFFSDQLAQQLNLLEVQAPILSRLGDGMQDNLSGSEKAVQVKVKAIPQSTFEVVHSLAKWKRHTLARFEFEAGEGIYTNMKALRPDEDSLSPIHSVYVDQWDWELVMSEQERNVDFLMTVVNKIYGAIKQTEMAAAKQYGLTPFLPEQIHILHAEELLSRYPDLDAKGRERAIAKEFGAVFLIGIGCQLSHGDSHDVRAPDYDDWSSLGVDGLCGLNGDILVWNPILENAFELSSMGIRVDKEALRYQLALTGQEDRATQEWHQALLAGDLPQTVGGGIGQSRLAMLLLQLSHIGQVQCGVWPAELHDAIDGIL; encoded by the coding sequence ATGAAGCAATCCTATATTGAACGCCAACGCCAGATCCGTTTCGTGAAAGATTTTTTTTCTGATCAACTGGCGCAGCAGCTCAACCTGTTGGAAGTGCAAGCTCCCATTCTCAGTCGTCTAGGCGATGGCATGCAAGACAACCTGTCGGGCTCAGAAAAAGCCGTACAAGTGAAAGTGAAGGCCATTCCGCAATCCACGTTTGAAGTGGTGCATTCGCTGGCTAAATGGAAACGCCACACCTTGGCTCGCTTTGAATTTGAAGCCGGTGAGGGCATTTATACCAACATGAAAGCTCTGCGCCCAGATGAAGATAGCTTAAGCCCCATCCACTCCGTATATGTGGATCAGTGGGATTGGGAGCTGGTGATGTCGGAGCAAGAGCGCAACGTCGATTTCTTGATGACGGTGGTCAATAAAATTTATGGCGCCATCAAGCAAACGGAAATGGCGGCAGCTAAGCAATACGGTTTAACCCCTTTCTTGCCCGAGCAAATTCATATTTTGCACGCCGAAGAGTTATTAAGTCGCTATCCGGATTTAGATGCCAAGGGTCGTGAGCGCGCCATTGCCAAAGAATTTGGTGCGGTATTCTTAATTGGCATCGGTTGTCAGCTAAGCCATGGCGACAGTCATGATGTGCGAGCGCCCGATTACGATGACTGGTCGAGCTTGGGTGTTGATGGCTTATGCGGTTTAAACGGCGATATCTTAGTTTGGAACCCGATTTTAGAAAATGCCTTCGAGTTATCTTCCATGGGTATCCGCGTAGATAAAGAAGCATTACGTTATCAGCTGGCGCTAACCGGCCAAGAGGACAGAGCCACTCAAGAATGGCATCAAGCGCTGTTAGCCGGTGATCTGCCACAGACAGTGGGCGGCGGTATTGGTCAGTCTCGTTTGGCTATGTTGTTACTGCAGTTATCGCACATTGGTCAGGTACAGTGCGGGGTTTGGCCTGCAGAATTACACGATGCGATTGACGGCATCCTTTAG
- a CDS encoding transporter: protein MSQEAKQAFKGQSLSKVQGSNGNSATMGMGVTWAIDDNLSMVVNWAAGLTQDAPDYVVGVRFPYRF from the coding sequence TTGAGCCAGGAAGCAAAACAAGCTTTCAAGGGACAGAGTCTGAGCAAAGTTCAAGGTTCTAACGGTAACTCTGCCACTATGGGCATGGGTGTAACTTGGGCCATAGACGACAATTTATCGATGGTGGTTAACTGGGCAGCAGGTTTAACACAAGATGCGCCTGACTACGTGGTAGGTGTACGCTTCCCGTATCGCTTTTAA
- a CDS encoding CBS domain-containing protein, protein MATVSEIMRRSIPLLTADMSITEALDKLLASDLSGLPVVDTQRKIIGFLSEQDCIPKLINASYHCDNRVTVNDLMYKEPLTVSPNSDVFELARLMGGAKPKIYPVIEDNKVIGIVTRHQVMQFLNEQLQNCSISY, encoded by the coding sequence ATGGCAACGGTAAGCGAGATCATGCGACGTAGTATTCCGTTACTCACGGCTGACATGTCGATCACTGAGGCGCTGGATAAATTATTGGCTTCTGACCTAAGCGGCCTGCCAGTCGTCGATACTCAACGCAAAATTATTGGTTTTCTCTCCGAGCAAGATTGTATTCCTAAGCTCATTAATGCCAGCTATCACTGTGACAATCGCGTGACGGTTAATGATTTAATGTACAAAGAGCCGTTAACGGTATCGCCTAACAGTGATGTATTTGAATTAGCCCGTCTTATGGGCGGCGCCAAACCAAAAATTTATCCCGTAATTGAAGATAACAAGGTGATTGGCATAGTCACTCGCCACCAAGTGATGCAATTTCTTAACGAACAGTTACAGAACTGCTCTATTAGTTACTGA